The Panthera uncia isolate 11264 chromosome C2, Puncia_PCG_1.0, whole genome shotgun sequence genome contains a region encoding:
- the AADACL2 gene encoding arylacetamide deacetylase-like 2, translated as MGFKALCLGLLCALCASYIYITIPGNIEEYWKVIALFTVAKTCTFMDMCFENLGIMKHGDLISMIVSLDHTQPLSDENVTVTDTTFVDTPVRLYLPKRKSEIRRPAVIYIHGGGFCFGSFKQSAYDSLNRWTANKLNAVVVGLDYRLAPQHHFPAQFEDSFTAVKFFLQDKILRKYGVDPTRICVSGDSSGGNLAATVTQQVQTDLEIKHKIKLQALIYPVLQIIDSCLPSHQEHERGIILTKDLGIKLISSYLTTDETLAQAIRRNQHMPLESRHLFKFVNWSTLLPKKYRKNHVYTEPVLRRHNYSLPALMDIRASPLLASDSQLQNLPSTYILTCQYDCVRDDGLMYVTRLQNVGVQVTHDHIENGFHGALSLMVSPVYLRLGLRIKDMYISWLDKNL; from the exons ATGGGGTTCAAAGCTCTCTGTTTGGGTCTGCTTTGTGCTCTCTGTGCTTCTTACATTTATATCACCATTCCAGGCAACATTGAAGAATACTGGAAAGTAATAGCCTTATTTACAGTTGCTAAAACCTGCACATTTATG GATATGTGTTTTGAAAACTTAGGTATTATGAAACATGGGGACTTAATTTCCATGATAGTCAGTCTGGACCATACACAGCCACTCTCAGATGAAAATGTCACAGTGACCGACACAACATTTGTTGATACTCCAGTCCGTTTGTACTTGCCAAAGAGAAAGTCAGAAATCCGAAGACCAGCTGTCATCTATATTCATGGTGGTGGTTTTTGCTTTGGAAGTTTCA AGCAGAGTGCTTATGACTCCCTGAATAGATGGACTGCAAACAAACTCAATGCTGTTGTTGTAGGATTGGA ctatagACTAGCTCCTCAACATCATTTTCCTGCTCAGTTTGAAGACAGTTTCACTGCAGTCAAATTTTTTCTTCaagataaaattcttagaaaatatgGAGTGGATCCCACCCGAATCTGTGTTTCAGGAGACAGTTCTGGGGGCAATTTGGCAGCAACTGTGACTCAACAG GTGCAGACTGATCTtgaaataaagcataaaatcAAGCTTCAAGCTTTAATTTACCCTGTCTTACAGATAATAGATTCTTGTTTGCCATCTCACCAAGAACATGAGCGTGGTATAATTCTAACAAAGGACTTGGGCATAAAACTCATTAGCTCATATTTAACCACTGATGAAACACTTGCCCAAGCAATCAGAAGAAACCAACATATGCCTCTGGAATCAAGACACCTGTTTAAGTTTGTTAACTGGAGTACTCTTTTACccaagaaatatagaaaaaaccATGTTTATACCGAACCAGTTCTTAGAAGACATAATTATTCATTGCCAGCACTTATGGATATCAGAGCATCTCCCTTGTTAGCCAGTGATTCTCAGTTACAGAATTTGCCATCAACCTATATTCTTACCTGTCAGTATGATTGTGTAAGGGATGATGGACTTATGTATGTCACAAGACTTCAAAATGTTGGAGTTCAAGTTACTCATGACCATATTGAGAATGGGTTCCATGGAGCTTTATCGTTGATGGTGTCACCAGTGTACTTACGTCTAGGTCTCAGGATAAAAGACATGTATATTAGTTGGCTGGATAagaatttataa